In Melitaea cinxia chromosome Z, ilMelCinx1.1, whole genome shotgun sequence, a single window of DNA contains:
- the LOC123668845 gene encoding collagen alpha-1(I) chain-like produces the protein MRLPRALCPPRLSILALLTLIAYANSQSQKDLLCKYPGTRNCVMWLVNLQDDEISADTHITTKIPEFCGFSDEQFIPYREKYVKVTQIEKVRPLKIWCKKVILLGRLFDWKEVENALSTHSRTRRQSFIPRGRYRGQTQSQYLAIDKGNGKDEGRAEAHSAADSSRASVSGNSGMGQAQSQSIYDPNCDDCYGKPSHEVENLKRPVGSQPGKGIYGPNTGSSWPNSDKFGAIQPTGPGTSGYIGYIPNGVTNGGYSPTVTGSGDFRPGESSTNNRYGPINKTGIAPNGVSNVYDPQVNSVTSKTRPGDYISPGAEGTSGLPEDINKYEPGRNHNDFRTTRPQTGFRPDTEINRGPGGGGYFPNQGNIFTHRQGDTPAGSGGNLPQSGTYGPGQTSYNNQPTQSELSGSPGTSSTGIGYNPRQVGANFIPGWPGGNYGPTKESPTGFGTVQGGIPNINWPIASGPYPTPGGTVYCCVVPNTGVPNLSGGQTPYNSQIPYGGYYKTGSDGSAPSNLGQQYGLPGSIATPGTQYIHGGSSVPGGQYTSGGAVGPSTTGGQYLPGGIGNGRQYIPGDIKGFPIPDRQYIPGIITGRPGDTSSSSLPGGQYMPGGTGSAAGPGGQYSIPGGIGSSIPGSKYLPGTQYVPGTQYLPGIQYLPGTQYVSGGVRVGPSGTGSSSIPGGQYIPDVNRGSSIPGGQYLPGGNSGSTVPGGQYTPGGTIISTGPGEQYKPGDNSGSTVPGGQYAPPGTGVSLGPEGQYIPSNNHGFTAPGGQYTPSGTGVSSGPGVQYVPSGSGGPTAPSGEYVPGGNRGYSGPGGQYIPGITDTFMPGGQYAPGGTGGATVPGGQYAPGGAGGSTVSGGQYSPGGTGGSTVPGGQYLPGGTGGTTVHGGQYTPGGTVGSTLPGGQYMPGGTGDGPNNAGDSLLPRGQYIPGGPSVPGGQYIPRGSSVTGGQYLPSGSLVPGGTYTPGVLTPGGQYLPNGSPVDGGQYVPGGSSGTAVPGGQYAPSDTRGGPGVASGTTVPAGQYIPGGIGSINTPENGYRPGGIDGNTAPGQYLPVNTGGSTLPGSQYGSGNTAGSGVPGRQGELPSSGGAYGTNPQEYYNQGNSKGQGNEYNGIPQNYLDPKTVITDEDESEAEANVAQNINGTTASASSKGGNDKGRAQTSVQGTYTGSGSFQAQAQITGDNKEAQSEVSGGKKGASSSASGSGRNNKSQANVQLGSETGSVQTQSQSNGVMHSSNSQVQGSVKGGMADAQARGPGSTSSQAQIGFTPYKDEEKTRHDLQRIPFSGGGMASAQSSGRTGQSQTQLHGTFKYGITYNGAAQSGASLDKDAVFPNRLSFEKINVFDEKNKNINVDKINIDTTETPQALGSEISSLETSTLSESYDTNEKIDTPTTENIVDESMKNSESRYSGHAHIDHHVSEPFNSTNINVPTSIGGRRSFQTNNENIPDYEFSTDKEDTQPEYETDVGYEGDGNDATEVEQNEYSNYDEYTRDSLSHQYLQNSNKKGLDVRQTTAGNTQHILLGSLKGHNAEIVQKDTERPDENKVYQPGERVPGTGGYTIPVGFTGSVKSVASKDKTYVVGSKDFPSQAQTVTLTPGTGKIKYIHPSSYGKYVKPKNLRSLQSPKENDNRYVSVSKSVTRALDSDNNIRKQYSHTYYTKSSSCGYFTFTCTMVTSAEGRKKVCKPKMPTNPDGSPIRC, from the exons GTCACGCAGATTGAAAAAGTCAGACCACTGAAAATATGGTGCAAAAAAGTAATACTATTAGGGCGCTTATTTGATTGGAAGGAAGTAGAAAACGCTTTATCGACACACTCAAGGACTCGTCGACAAAGTTTCATTCCTAGAGGAAGGTATCGTGGACAAACGCAGTCGCAATATTTGGCAATAGACAAAGGAAACGGTAAAGATGAAGGCCGAGCTGAAGCTCACTCTGCTGCAGATTCCTCAAGAGCTAGTGTCA gtgGCAACAGTGGTATGGGTCAAGCACAAAGTCAATCAATATACGATCCCAACTGTGACGATTGTTATGGAAAACCTAGTCATGAAGTTGAGAATTTAAAACGTCCTGTAGGATCTCAGCCAGGAAAAGGCATTTATGGACCGAATACAGGCTCATCTTGGCCTAATAGTGATAAATTTGGGGCTATTCAGCCAACAGGACCTGGTACCTCAGGATATATCGGTTATATACCAAATGGTGTAACTAACGGTGGATATAGTCCTACTGTTACTGGAAGTGGTGACTTTAGACCAGGCGAATCCTCTACAAATAATAGATATGGACCAATTAATAAAACTGGGATAGCACCGAATGGAGTATCAAATGTGTATGATCCCCAAGTAAATAGTGTCACTAGCAAAACGAGACCAGGAGATTACATATCACCTGGAGCAGAAGGTACTTCGGGCTTGCctgaagatataaataaatatgaacctGGTAGGAACCACAATGATTTTAGAACAACAAGACCGCAAACTGGATTTAGACCAGATACAGAGATAAATAGAGGTCCGGGAGGGGGTGGTTATTTTCCAAACCAAGGCAATATTTTCACCCATCGACAAGGAGACACTCCAGCTGGGTCAGGAGGAAATTTACCCCAAAGTGGCACTTATGGACCTGGACAAACATCTTACAATAATCAACCCACACAAAGTGAATTAAGTGGTAGTCCTGGTACGTCTTCTACAGGTATAGGATATAATCCCAGACAAGTTGGTGCAAATTTTATTCCTGGTTGGCCTGGTGGAAATTATGGTCCCACAAAGGAAAGTCCCACAGGGTTCGGAACAGTTCAAGGTGGAATACCAAATATAAATTGGCCAATAGCATCGGGTCCTTATCCTACACCTGGAGGAACTGTATACTGCTGTGTCGTTCCAAATACTGGTGTGCCTAATCTTAGCGGTGGTCAAACACCTTACAATAGCCAAATACCTTACGGTGGGTACTATAAAACAGGATCAGATGGGTCTGCTCCCTCTAACCTTGGGCAGCAATATGGATTGCCTGGAAGTATTGCCACACCTGGAACTCAATATATACACGGCGGTTCCTCAGTGCCTGGAGGACAATATACATCTGGTGGTGCTGTGGGCCCATCAACTACTGGGGGACAATATTTACCTGGAGGAATCGGAAATGGAAGACAATATATACCTGGAGATATAAAAGGATTCCCAATTCCAGACAGACAGTATATACCTGGTATTATAACAGGTAGACCAGGTGACACCAGTAGTTCCTCATTGCCTGGTGGACAATATATGCCTGGAGGTACTGGTAGTGCTGCAGGGCCCGGCGGACAGTATAGTATACCAGGTGGAATTGGTTCCTCAATACCTGGATCAAAATACTTACCTGGAACGCAATACGTACCTGGAACACAATACTTACCTGGAATACAATACTTACCCGGAACGCAATACGTATCTGGTGGTGTAAGAGTTGGACCGAGTGGTACCGGCAGCTCTTCAATACCAGGTGGACAATATATTCCAGATGTTAACAGAGGATCTTCTATACCTGGCGGACAATATTTACCTGGTGGTAACAGTGGTTCTACAGTGCCTGGCGGACAGTATACGCCCGGTGGCACTATTATTTCCACAGGGCCTGGAGAACAATATAAACCAGGTGATAATAGCGGTTCTACAGTACCTGGTGGACAATATGCACCTCCTGGCACTGGTGTTTCTTTAGGACCTGAAGGACAGTATATACCTAGCAACAATCATGGATTTACAGCACCAGGGGGACAGTATACACCCAGTGGCACTGGTGTGTCTTCAGGACCTGGAGTACAGTATGTACCTAGTGGATCTGGTGGTCCCACGGCACCTAGTGGAGAGTATGTACCTGGTGGTAACAGAGGCTATTCAGGGCCCGGAGGGCAATATATACCGGGAATTACTGACACGTTTATGCCTGGAGGGCAGTATGCACCTGGCGGTACTGGTGGCGCTACAGTGCCTGGAGGACAGTATGCGCCTGGCGGTGCCGGTGGCTCTACAGTGTCTGGAGGGCAGTATTCACCTGGTGGTACTGGTGGCTCTACAGTGCCTGGAGGACAGTATTTACCTGGTGGTACTGGTGGAACTACAGTGCATGGAGGACAGTATACACCTGGTGGAACTGTTGGCTCTACATTGCCTGGAGGACAATATATGCCTGGTGGTACAGGAGATGGGCCCAATAATGCCGGTGACTCATTATTACCTAGAGGACAATATATACCCGGTGGTCCTTCAGTACCTGGAGGTCAGTATATTCCTCGTGGTTCTTCAGTAACTGGAGGACAATATTTACCCAGCGGTTCTTTAGTACCTGGAGGAACATATACTCCTGGTGTTTTAACACCCGGAGGACAATATCTACCAAACGGTTCACCAGTGGACGGTGGGCAATATGTGCCTGGAGGAAGCAGCGGTACTGCAGTACCTGGAGGACAGTATGCACCCAGTGACACTAGAGGTGGCCCAGGTGTTGCCAGCGGTACTACAGTGCCAGCAGGACAGTATATTCCTGGTGGTATTGGTAGTATTAATACACCTGAAAATGGCTACAGGCCAGGCGGAATAGATGGTAATACTGCTCCCGGGCAGTATTTACCAGTTAATACAGGAGGTAGTACATTGCCTGGAAGTCAATATGGATCTGGTAACACTGCTGGTTCTGGCGTACCCGGACGTCAAGGGGAATTACCGAGCTCTGGTGGAGCGTATGGCACAAACCCACAAGAATACTATAATCAAGGA AATTCAAAAGGACAAGGCAATGAGTATAATG GAATTCCACAAAATTATTTAGATCCTAAAACAGTTATTACGGACGAAGACGAGTCAGAAGCTGAAGCTAATGTTGCTCAAAATATAAATGGAACCACTGCAAGCGCTTCTTCAAAAGGTGGGAACGACAAGGGTCGGGCACAAACAAGTGTGCAGGGAACATACACAGGGAGTGGATCTTTTCAAGCACAAGCACAAATTACTGGAGATAATAAAGAAGCTCAGAGTGAAGTTAGCGGGGGCAAAAAAGGAGCATCGAGCTCCGCTTCTGGTAGTGGACGAAATAATAAATCACAGGCAAACGTTCAATTAGGTTCAGAAACTGGATCTGTTCAAACACAGTCACAAAGCAATGGCGTAATGCATTCATCGAATTCACAAGTGCAAGGTAGTGTTAAAGGGGGAATGGCAGATGCACAAGCACGTGGACCAGGAAGTACTTCATCTCAAGCTCAAATAGGATTTACACCCTACAAAGATGAGGAAAAAACTCGTCACGATCTTCAACGCATTCCATTTTCGGGCGGGGGTATGGCATCGGCACAATCAAGTGGACGCACAGGTCAATCACAAACTCAGTTACATGGCACCTTTAAATATGGAATTACATATAATGGGGCCGCACAGTCAGGAGCAAGTTTAGATAAGGATGCTGTATTTCCTAATAGGCtttcatttgaaaaaataaatgtttttgacgagaaaaacaaaaacataaatgtagataaaataaatatagataccACGGAAACGCCGCAAGCGTTGGGTTCAGAAATATCGTCACTGGAAACTTCAACTTTGTCGGAATCATATGACACTAATGAAAAAATTGATACACCTACAACAGAAAATATCGTGGACGAATCAATGAAAAATTCAGAAAGCAGATATTCTGGTCATGCGCACATAGATCACCATGTATCGGAACCTTTCAATTCAACTAACATTAACGTACCAACATCAATAGGTGGTAGAAGATCATTCCAAACGAATAATGAAAATATCCCTGACTACGAATTTTCTACTGACAAAGAAGATACTCAGCCAGAATACGAAACCGATGTAGGCTATGAAGGTGATGGCAATGACGCCACAGAAGTTGAGCAAAATGAATACTCGAACTACGATGAATATACGAGAGATTCTCTATCACATCAATACCTtcaaaactcaaataaaaaaggTCTTGACGTACGTCAAACAACGGCCGGTAATACCCAGCACATACTATTAGGATCTTTAAAAGGCCATAATGCAGAAATAGTACAAAAGGACACAGAGCGTCCTgatgaaaataaagtttatcaACCGGGTGAGCGCGTTCCTGGTACTGGAGGATACACAATTCCTGTCGGTTTCACGGGAAGTGTTAAATCAGTTGCTTCAAAGGATAAAACCTACGTGGTAGGTTCTAAGGATTTTCCATCTCAAGCACAAACTGTTACTCTTACGCCGGGGACaggcaaaattaaatatatacatccTTCATCTTATGGAAAGTACGTAAAACCCAAGAACTTGAGATCTCTGCAAAGTCCAAAAGAAAATGATAATCGGTATGTATCAGTTTCAAAATCTGTAACTCGCGCTCTCGACAGTGACAATAATATTCGCAAACAATACTCACACACCTATTATACAAAGTCGTCCTCTTGCGGATATTTTACGTTTACATGTACAATGGTAACTAGTGCAGAAGGACGAAAAAAAGTTTGTAAACCTAAAATGCCGACTAATCCAGATGGAAGTCCAATAAGATGCTAG